One segment of Brassica napus cultivar Da-Ae chromosome C3, Da-Ae, whole genome shotgun sequence DNA contains the following:
- the LOC106375706 gene encoding uncharacterized protein LOC106375706: protein MPRSTRHKSSKHKDARDHSDSEKEEKKSSSSAIRVSGEKRGKEYYDNGEYYEEYTSSSSKRRRGKGGESGKEDERGESSKKSKVSSEKSSSRRRDEGDGEEVRKSSSGKHRESSRRESKDVDKDNKKSKESKSDKLYDADDHHRSKGLSDKTESKAEDQQRSLGTENHTEKRSRRKRDDHGVGDKNQDNSDDDYIKDGKHRGEKSGDKYLEDKEEDVKQISEKQREDRPTKEHHRSDAKLLPDESKRKSKVQDADHGHEPDSELDGYHERERDRERGRDRDRDRDRDYERDRERDRDRERDRDRRDYEHDRYYGRDWDRDRSRDRDRDHDRDRTHEREKDRSSRDYYHEGKRSKSDRERDSDRDASRLDDQSGRYRERREGRKSPDYQEVVMDTRSSRAGPDGDVIKSERQPSSSVVQEENGNVSDQTTKWVSSREAAELSGGSDRGTRQKASEKTPKTEDGVLGEFHGSAKASPRPMVERSPSSTSLDRRFNNNQSSARWSNEVEETGLRNNARDFSAPEDERLRADDTSQGDISFNNKANQNNSSFPPRPESRSGMSSPRVGLREDDNRSNTGGRYRRGVDGMMGRGQTQSNNAWRGVPSWPAPLPNGFIPFQHVQPHGFQAMMPQYPSPSIFGVRPSMEMNHSGIPYHIPDAERFSGHMRPLGWQNMMDNSGASSHMHGYFGDMSNSAFRDESNMYGGSEWDHNRRMQSRGWESGGDEWKNRNGDASMEVSSRSAKDDNSAQVADGESPGGQTSHSENNRGKSVEAGSNLTSPAKEMDARSPKIKVEVAAEDHVAETTDKRSERFCRHYLSKLDMSVELTDPELRKCISVLMGEEHQPIDDGAAVFVNLKEGGKRVPKGNNTSSLATLSLFPSQNSSLFQIAMELYKEQRVEMKGLLNVEIHRPSQASPSSLVKVDVSDSDTSQKENQEESLPVDAGLEMGTQVERSSSPIPDKSPEAVASDHIEDCEEDGKPDDGAAVDQTMDTAPEHDAVTEGDPVTEGDPVTLTVASPEALEAMEVEEGKVVCEDQEMEEAEEEKEVEAIEGNGDVSPKVKESLVNETDESVISQIHDATQSTH, encoded by the exons ATGCCGAGGAGCACGAGGCACAAATCGAGCAAGCACAAGGACGCGAGAGACCACTCCGATTCggagaaggaggagaagaagagcaGCAGCAGCGCGATTAGGGTTTCTGGGGAGAAGCGAGGGAAGGAGTATTACGATAATGGAGAGTACTATGAGGAGTACACGTCATCTTCTTCGAAGAGGAGGAGAGGGAAGGGAGGGGAGAGTGGGAAGGAGGATGAGAGAGGGGAGAGCTCGAAGAAGAGCAAGGTGTCTAGTGAGAAGAGTAGTAGTAGGAGGAGGGATGAAGGGGATGGGGAGGAGGTGAGGAAGAGTAGCAGTGGGAAGCATAGGGAGTCTAGTAGGAGGGAGAGCAAGGACGTTGATAAGGATAATAAGAAGTCTAAGGAGAGTAAAAGTGATAAGCTTTATGATGCGGATGATCACCATAGATCCAAGGGCCTCTCTGATAAAACTG AGTCGAAAGCTGAGGATCAGCAAAGGAGTCTAGGCACTGAAAATCATACTGAGAAGCGATCAAGGCGTAAGAGGGATGATCATGGAGTTGGAGACAAGAATCAAGATAACAGTGATGATGACTACATTAAAGACGGAAAACACAGAGGAGAGAAGTCCGGAGACAAATATCTGgaagacaaggaagaagacgtCAAACAGATAAGTGAAAAGCAGAGAGAAGACCGACCTACTAAAGAGCATCATAGGTCTGATGCAAAGCTCCTCCCAGACGAAAGTAAAAGGAAGTCCAAAGTACAGGATGCTGACCATGGTCATGAGCCTGACAGTGAACTTGATGGATATCACGAGCGTGAACGGGACCGCGAACGTGGTCGGGATCGTGATCGTGATCGTGATCGTGACTATGAGCGAGACAGGGAGCGTGATAGGGATAGGGAACGTGATCGAGATCGTCGGGATTATGAGCATGATCGTTACTATGGAAGGGATTGGGACCGTGATAGGAGTAGAGATCGTGACAGGGATCATGATAGGGATAGGACTcatgagagagagaaagacCGTAGTAGCCGTGACTATTATCATGAAGGGAAACGAAGTAAAAGTGACCGGGAAAGGGATAGTGATCGTGACGCGTCGCGTCTAGATGATCAAAGTGGTCGGtacagagagagaagagaagggagGAAGTCTCCGGATTATCAGGAGGTCGTAATGGACACTAGAAGTAGCCGAGCAGGGCCTGATGGTGATGTGATCAAATCAGAGCGTCAACCTTCCAGTTCGGTTGTTCAAGAAGAGAATGG GAATGTCTCAGATCAGACAACAAAATGGGTCTCCTCCAGGGAGGCGGCTGAGCTGTCTGGAGGATCAGACAGAGGTACAAGACAGAAAGCGTCTGAGAAGACACCAAAGACGGAAGATGGTGTTTTGGGCGAGTTTCATGGTTCGGCAAAAGCTTCTCCCCGCCCCATGGTTGAAAGATCTCCTTCTTCGACAAGCCTTGACCGGAGATTCAATAATAATCAGAGTAGTGCAAGATGGAGCAATGAGGTTGAAGAAACCGGCCTTAGGAACAACGCGAGAGATTTTTCAGCACCTGAGGACGAAAGGCTTCGGGCAGACGACACATCCCAGGGAGACATATCCTTTAACAATAAAGCCAACCAGAACAATTCTTCTTTTCCTCCACGGCCTGAATCCAGGAGTGGCATGAGTAGTCCTAGAGTGGGCCTTCGAGAAGACGACAACAGGTCCAACACCGGTGGGCGTTATAGGAGAGGCGTTGATGGGATGATGGGAAGAGGGCAAACACAGAGTAATAATGCTTGGAGAGGTGTCCCAAGCTGGCCAGCTCCACTTCCGAATGGGTTCATACCATTCCAACACGTTCAACCTCATGGTTTCCAGGCTATGATGCCGCAATACCCATCTCCATCTATCTTTGGAGTCAGGCCTTCAATGGAGATGAACCATTCTGGTATCCCTTACCATATACCTGACGCTGAGAGGTTTTCCGGTCACATGCGTCCTCTCGGGTGGCAGAACATGATGGATAACTCGGGTGCTTCTTCTCACATGCATGGCTATTTTGGGGATATGAGCAATAGTGCTTTCAGGGATGAATCAAACATGTATGGAGGATCTGAGTGGGACCATAACAGGCGGATGCAGAGCCGTGGCTGGGAGTCTGgtggagatgaatggaaaaatCGAAATGGAGATGCCAGCATGGAAGTCTCGTCAAGATCTGCTAAAGATGATAACTCGGCTCAGGTTGCTGATGGTGAGTCCCCCGGTGGCCAAACAAGCCACTCTGAAAATAACAGGGGGAAAAGCGTTGAAGCTGGGTCTAATCTAACGTCTCCAGCGAAAGAAATGGATGCGAGGTCTCCTAAAATTAAGGTGGAAGTTGCAGCTGAAGATCATGTTGCAGAAACTACTGATAAGAGAAGTGAACGTTTTTGCCGGCATTATCTCTCAAAGCTTGATATGTCGGTAGAACTTACTGATCCTGAGCTGCGTAAATGCATCAGCGTATTGATGGGTGAAGAACATCAACCAATTGATGATGGAGCTGCTGTGTTTGTAAATCTCAAG GAAGGTGGGAAGAGAGTGCCAAAAGGCAACAATACTTCTTCCCTGGCGACTCTTTCATTGTTTCCTTCTCAAAACAGTTCATTGTTTCAG ATAGCGATGGAACTCTACAAGGAGCAAAGAGTTGAAATGAAGGGTCTTTTAAATGTTGAGATTCACAGGCCTTCTCAAGCCTCTCCTTCAAGCTTGGTTAAAGTCGATGTGTCAGATTCAGACACATCCCAAAAGGAAAATCAGGAAGAATCCTTACCTGTTGATGCTGGATTGGAGATGGGAACACAAGTTGAAAGATCTTCATCTCCCATCCCAGACAAGTCACCGGAGGCTGTGGCCTCTGATCATATTGAAGATTGTGAGGAAGATGGAAAGCCAGATGATGGAGCCGCTGTAGACCAAACAATGGACACGGCTCCTGAACATGATGCTGTTACAGAAGGAGATCCTGTTACAGAAGGCGATCCTGTTACCTTGACCGTAGCTTCACCAGAAGCTCTGGAGGCTATGGAGGTTGAAGAGGGGAAGGTGGTGTGTGAAGACCAGGAAAtggaagaagcagaagaagagaaggaagttGAAGCTATTGAAGGTAATGGAGATGTATCTCCAAAGGTAAAGGAATCATTAGTTAATGAAACTGATGAGTCAGTAATAAGTCAGATACATGATGCTACTCAAAGTACACAttaa
- the LOC106375707 gene encoding zinc finger protein HD1-like isoform X2, translating into MISCGEDSSQGLCELPDLGSLQSGQELLDKAFYECEQDLMMKSAMEPSFSDVLDVKNISLITTESQDLQKSVSSENLSSMGWSQNQEAVVVQNFPDFSQLDFGYVNGMRRAFSEGDIQKLGTGHFQSPLDMIIVSCTSDDRREKLSRYRNKKSRRNFGRKIKYACRKALADSQPRIRGRFAKTEERK; encoded by the exons ATGATCTCTTGCGGCGAAGACTCTTCGCAAGGGCTTTGCGAGCTTCCTGATCTAGGGTCACTTCAGAGTGGCCAAGAGCTTCTTGACAAAGCCTTTTATGAGTGTGAGCAAGATCTCATGATGAAGTCAGCTATGGAGCCTTCATTCTCTGATGTCTTAGACGTCAAGAACATATCTCTGATCACCACTGAGAGCCAGGATTTGCAGAAGAGCGTTAGCTCGGAGAATTTGAGCTCTATGGGTTGGTCACAGAATCAAGAAGCAGTTGTGGTTCAGAACTTCCCTGATTTTTCTCAGTTGGATTTTGGTTATGTTAATGGGATGCGACGAGCCTTTAGTGAAGGCGACATACAG AAACTTGGGACTGGCCATTTTCAATCTCCACTGGATATGATTATTGTGAGCTGTACTTCAGATGATAGACGTGAGAAGCTGTCTCGATACAGGAACAAGAAGAGCAGGCGAAACTTCGGACGCAAAATCAAG TATGCTTGTAGGAAAGCTCTTGCAGATAGCCAACCAAGGATCCGAGGAAGGTTTGCCAAAACAGAGGAGAGGAAGTAG
- the LOC106375707 gene encoding zinc finger protein HD1-like isoform X1: MFAFFMFTFSSSSSLKKHLILPKFSLTNSKNTKMYADSGLMISYMHNCPPDFQQIEDLFKSYKLSDDEMNNAFAKSTNITDYDLGEEGDLFKAPDPILEEPILAVDPLSAALTMISCGEDSSQGLCELPDLGSLQSGQELLDKAFYECEQDLMMKSAMEPSFSDVLDVKNISLITTESQDLQKSVSSENLSSMGWSQNQEAVVVQNFPDFSQLDFGYVNGMRRAFSEGDIQKLGTGHFQSPLDMIIVSCTSDDRREKLSRYRNKKSRRNFGRKIKYACRKALADSQPRIRGRFAKTEERK, from the exons ATGTTTGCTTTCTTTATGTTCactttctcttcctcctcttctctgAAAAAACATTTGATACTTCCAAAGTTTTCTCTCACAAACAGCAAGAACACAAAAATGTATGCAGATTCTGGGTTAATGATCAGTTACATGCATAATTGTCCACCAGATTTTCAACAAATTGAAGACCTCTTCAAATCATACAAGCTCTCTGATGATGAAATG AACAACGCTTTTGCTAAGTCAACAAACATAACTGACTATGACCTTGGAGAAGAAGGAGATCTATTCAAAGCTCCTGATCCAATTCTTGAAGAGCCAATCTTAGCCGTTGATCCACTCTCAGCTGCTTTGACAATGATCTCTTGCGGCGAAGACTCTTCGCAAGGGCTTTGCGAGCTTCCTGATCTAGGGTCACTTCAGAGTGGCCAAGAGCTTCTTGACAAAGCCTTTTATGAGTGTGAGCAAGATCTCATGATGAAGTCAGCTATGGAGCCTTCATTCTCTGATGTCTTAGACGTCAAGAACATATCTCTGATCACCACTGAGAGCCAGGATTTGCAGAAGAGCGTTAGCTCGGAGAATTTGAGCTCTATGGGTTGGTCACAGAATCAAGAAGCAGTTGTGGTTCAGAACTTCCCTGATTTTTCTCAGTTGGATTTTGGTTATGTTAATGGGATGCGACGAGCCTTTAGTGAAGGCGACATACAG AAACTTGGGACTGGCCATTTTCAATCTCCACTGGATATGATTATTGTGAGCTGTACTTCAGATGATAGACGTGAGAAGCTGTCTCGATACAGGAACAAGAAGAGCAGGCGAAACTTCGGACGCAAAATCAAG TATGCTTGTAGGAAAGCTCTTGCAGATAGCCAACCAAGGATCCGAGGAAGGTTTGCCAAAACAGAGGAGAGGAAGTAG